The genomic DNA GAAGCAGTAAGACAGACTCTGGTGCAATATCTTGATGAAGAGAATCTCGATGGTTTCAGAGAAGTTTTTATGGAGCTGCACAATTATGAACAGGGTGAAATTTACCAGACGATAACAGATGAACAAAGGAATACATTATATAATTTTTTAAGTCCAAAGGAAGTGTCGGACTTCTTCGATCTGCTTGAACTTGAAGCGGATGAATACGAGGAACTGCTCGATAAGATTGATGCACGTTATGCAGCAAATATTATCGGCGCGATGCAGTATGATAACGCGGTTGATATTTTAAATGAAATATCTCGTGAGAAGATGACGACATATCTGCCGCTTATGGATAAAGAAGACGCTGGTGAAATACGGAGTCTGATGAACTACGAAGAAGACACTGCCGGCGGTATTATGACGACAGAGATAGTAAGTATTAACAGCCAGATGACTGTCCGTGAAGCAATGCGGTACTTAAAAGAAGTAGCGCCTGACTCAGAAATGATTTACTATCTCTTTGTTACAGACACGAAGAATCATCTGGCAGGAATTATTTCCCTGAGAGAGCTGATAGTTGCCGATGATGATGAGTATATCGGTGACGTCATGACTGAACGCGTTGTTTCCGTACGCGTGTCTGATGACCAGGAGGAAGTCGCGCAGATTGTACGCGACTATGACTTCCTTGCAGTGCCGGTTGTTGATTTTCAGGACCATCTCGTCGGTATAATCACTGCCGATGACATTATGGATGTTATTCATGAAGAAGCCGGGGAAGACTATTCGAGACTTGCCGGTATGAGTGACAATGAAAGTACATCCGACAATGCTGTGGAAACGGCAAAAAAACGTCTGCCGTGGCTGATCGGCCTGACATTTATGGGTATGCTGACAGCATGGATGCTGTCGTTCTTTGAAGACACGCTGGCACGTGTTGTACTCTTAAGTGCATTTATTCCTGTCATCAGCGGGATGGCGGGGAACACGGGTACACAGTCTCTGGCTGTTGCTATCCGGGGGATATCCACAGGAGAAATTAAAGAATCAAGCAAACTGAAGCTCGCCGGACGCGAACTCGGTTCCGGATTCATTACAGGTATTGTCTGCGGTATTGTTATTTTTCTTATAATTATCGTAATGTACCGCGAGCCTGTACTCGGAATTATTGTCAGCGGGAGTCTGATTGCTTCCATGTCCGTAGCGACGATTATCGGTACTGTTGTGCCGCTCCTCATGAATAAAATGGGCATTGACCCCGCGATTGCGAGCGGTCCGTTTATTACTACGGCAAACGATATTATCAGTCTGCTGATTTATTTTGCACTCGCAAATATATTTATGTCGAGCTTATTATAATGATATTTCTTGCAATAAAGCCTAATAGAATGTAGATTAGTAGTAGGTACTAATACTAGGGATGAATTAGGAGGATTTCTGAATGGATTTATCAGGTAAAACATACGTAATTATGGGTGTAGCAAATAAAAGAAGTATTGCCTGGGGTGCAGCACGCGCTCTGGACAAAATGGGTGCACGACTGGTATTCACAATTTTAAGCGAACGTTTCCGCAAAGAGCTTGATAAGCTTCTCGTTGAACTTGAAGGTGACCACGACATTATCGTCGAGTGTGATGTTACAAGCGACGAGGATGTTTCGAAAGCATTTAAGGAAATCGGTGAAAAAACTGACGGTATCGACGGTGTTCTTCACGCGATTGCATTCGCAGATAAAAACGAATTAACCGGCGGTTACAGCGAAACTTCACGTGACGGTTTCAAAATGGCGCTCGACATCAGTGCCTACTCATTAACAATCGTTTCAAAATATGCCAAAGAAATTATGAATGAAAACGGCAGCATCGTAACGATGACTTACCTTGGCGGAGAACGCGCAATGCCTAACTACAACGTCATGGGTGTAGCTAAAGCAGCACTCGATGCAAGTGTACGCTACCTTGCTTATGATCTTGGGGAACAGGGTATCCGTGTCAACGCAGTATCAGCAGGCCCGATCCGTACGTTAAGTTCGTCAGCTGTTGGTGAATTCAAGTCAATTCTTAAAGAAATTGAACAGCGTGCACCGTTAAAACGTAACGTTGACCAGCTTGAAGTCGGGAATACAGTAGCATTCCTGTTAAGTGAATTATCAAGCGGTATTACAGGTGAAGTGCTTCACGTGGACAGCGGTTACCACATTATGGCATAAAAAAACTCCCGAAAGGGAGTTTTTTCTTATTATTGCTGGCCTAATTTAAATGTTTCCGTAACGTGCCATATGCCGTTATCAAGCTGCACACACAGGCTGATTTTATCCAGTGTTTCAGAATGTTCGATTCCAATCATTTGAAGGTGGCTTAAAGTATCTTCAAATTTTTGTGCAGTATCTTCCTGAGCAAGTGTGAAGTGTGGAACGAATGGATGTGAAGCTTTACCGTAGAATCCGCCTTCGTTGAATGCATCGTGAATCGAGCTCAGTGTTTCGTTAGGTTCAACTTTAAAGTAAACAACCTGCTTTTTTGGAGCAAAGCTTGAAACTTTTTTAATTTCAATTTCCGTAGGCTGGTGTTTTGCCGCCACTTGTTTAATAAACTCTGCAATCTGAGGTTTTTCGTGCTCTTCTGCTTCGAAAGCTTCTTTCACTGTAATGTGCGGTGCGATATATGAATATCTAGCATCATAACGCTTACGATATTGGTTCACAGTGTCCTGAAGTTTTTTAGATGGAAATAATGCTATTCCAAATTTCATTTAAAATGCCTCCCTAAACGATTTGTTTCAAGTATATCATTTTACGAAATTAAATGTATACGTTTTCTATCCGAAAAAATGCATGAGTACGTTTTTGAGTTCGGGTTTCCATGTTTTCCAAATGTGTCCGCCTTCCAGTTCACGGTACGTGTATTCAAGCGGTTCATCTTCGAGCAGCTCATTCAGTTCGCGGTTCGGTGTCAGGAAATCTGCCTGTTTACCCATAATCGTTTTAAAATTATCTTCTTCAAGTCCTATTGTATGGTAAATATTTAAATTTATCAGGCTCATACTGTTTTTAAACCGTTCCATGAATGCATCATCGACAAACGGACTGAATGCAAGCGCCTGGCTGAAAGTGTTCGGATAAGTCAGTGCCACGGACAGTGCGAAGCTTCCTGCGAGACTTTCACCCATTAACAGCCGGCTGTTGGCCATTTTTAACGTTTTAAAATTGCTGTCGATAAAAGCGTTCAGCTCGCGTCCGACGAAAGTGACAAATTTTTCATGTTGTTCGCCGTTCGGACTGAAGTAATGATTGCGCCAGTCAACCGACGGATAAGGAATGCCGACGATTATCGTCCGGTCAAGTTCGCCGTCACGCTCCATTTTTTCAATCAGCCGTTCAATTTGCCCGTATTTAAAGAAATCCTGTGAATCAAAAGTAATAATGACATTATATTTATAAAGATCAGAATAGGATTTCGGCAGGTAATATTGTATTTCAAATGTTTCCCCGCAAACCTCCGAATCGAGGGATACGGTATGTACTTTTCCTGGTGTTTTATCCATATTAACGCCTCCTTATAATGTATATTACCAATTTGGGATAAGAGATAACATGTATTTATGAAACAGCGCCTATATAGTATGAAATTACATACAGTAATGATACAATATGAACAAACTAACTGACTTTAGAGGTGCCACTTTATGACTAATAAACTTTGGTTTCAAAGCGGTATAGCACTCATTATTACCTTTGTTTTAATTCTTCTTGTGATGCAGGTTCAAATTATTTTTGAACCGTTTATCACGATTATAATGACAATCTTTTTCCCGGTATTGATAGGCGGGCTGCTATACTACATAACCGAACCGATTCAGCGTTTTCTTGAAAAACGCAATGCACACAGACTCGTCAGTATTCTGGCAATATTTATAATTATAATGATAGTTATTACGATTGTTGCACTGACTGTAGCACCGATGGTTACAGAGCAGGTACAGAACTTAATTTCAAGGCTGCCGATACTGCAAAGTGAAGTACAGAATATAACAAATTACCTGCTGAGCCAGCGTGAGCGCCTGCCGTTCGACATCGATCTGGAGTCTGTTACACAGGATGCTCTCGATATGGGGACAAACATGCTGAGCGGCTTTGTCTCGAATGCTATAACAATTGTGACAAGCACAGTGAGTGTATTGTTAACATTAGTTCTCGGACCGTTTTTCTTCTTCTTTATGCTTAAAGACCACAATAAGTTTATTCCTGCAATGACATCTCCGTTCAGCGGTAAGTTTAAGGAATTTTTAATGGGTCTGCTGTACGATATCGACAAGACACTGCGCTCATTCATTCAGGGACAGATGCTCGTATCATTCATCCTGTGTATTATTTTATATATCGGCTACACGATTATTGGACTGGATTATGCGCTGCTGCTTGCAATCTTCGCACTGTTTATGAATATTGTGCCGTTTGTCGGACCGTGGGTGGCATTTATTCCGGCGGGACTCCTTGCATTGATCCAGGATCCGATTATGTTTATATGGGTCTCGCTTATCACTCTCATCGCCCAGCAGATTGAAAGTAATCTGATTACACCGAACGTTATGGGACAGTCGCTTGCACTGCACCCGTTAACAGTTATTACAATCGTGCTGGCTGCGGGGAATATTGCCGGATTTATCGGGATTCTTGTTGCAATACCAACATATGCTGTAATTAAGACGATTATCCAGAATATATGGAAGTACCGTACAAACCTGAAAGATACAATGCTGACAGATATGACGAAACCCAGCAGATAACATTTTGACCCTGTCCGGAATCCCGGATGGGGTCTTATTTTGATTGTCCATTTTTGTTCTCCCGTACGATATACAGTTTAGAAGACAAAGGGGGAGTCAAATGGATCCGATTACATATTTAATCAGTCAGGGATTTAAAGTCACATCCGATCCGGGGCGATACAAAAGCGGCATATGGGGACTCAGAAATTATACAGTCAACGGTTACAATTATGATAATTACTGCGGCGGCTACCACCGCGCTTATGATCTTGTGAAGTACGACCGGGCACCGGTGCCTGCAGTGTTTGACGGTGTTGTTTCTTCAGGAACAAAAAGTTACGGGAATTTCGGCGGCACTGTTGTAATTGCGAATAAGAATCTTGGTGTCCAGGTCATATACGGGCATCTCTCGCGGCCGCTTAATGTACGGCTGGGACAGTATATTAAACAGGGAGATATTATTGGTTATCAGAGCAATACGAATTACCAGAATATCAGGATGGACAGCCACCTTCATATACAGTTTCAAAATTACGGCTATATAAATTCTGAACGGAATTTTGTC from Jeotgalicoccus saudimassiliensis includes the following:
- the mgtE gene encoding magnesium transporter; translation: MNMSRDDREIDFEAVRQTLVQYLDEENLDGFREVFMELHNYEQGEIYQTITDEQRNTLYNFLSPKEVSDFFDLLELEADEYEELLDKIDARYAANIIGAMQYDNAVDILNEISREKMTTYLPLMDKEDAGEIRSLMNYEEDTAGGIMTTEIVSINSQMTVREAMRYLKEVAPDSEMIYYLFVTDTKNHLAGIISLRELIVADDDEYIGDVMTERVVSVRVSDDQEEVAQIVRDYDFLAVPVVDFQDHLVGIITADDIMDVIHEEAGEDYSRLAGMSDNESTSDNAVETAKKRLPWLIGLTFMGMLTAWMLSFFEDTLARVVLLSAFIPVISGMAGNTGTQSLAVAIRGISTGEIKESSKLKLAGRELGSGFITGIVCGIVIFLIIIVMYREPVLGIIVSGSLIASMSVATIIGTVVPLLMNKMGIDPAIASGPFITTANDIISLLIYFALANIFMSSLL
- the fabI gene encoding enoyl-ACP reductase FabI; the encoded protein is MDLSGKTYVIMGVANKRSIAWGAARALDKMGARLVFTILSERFRKELDKLLVELEGDHDIIVECDVTSDEDVSKAFKEIGEKTDGIDGVLHAIAFADKNELTGGYSETSRDGFKMALDISAYSLTIVSKYAKEIMNENGSIVTMTYLGGERAMPNYNVMGVAKAALDASVRYLAYDLGEQGIRVNAVSAGPIRTLSSSAVGEFKSILKEIEQRAPLKRNVDQLEVGNTVAFLLSELSSGITGEVLHVDSGYHIMA
- a CDS encoding 2'-5' RNA ligase family protein — protein: MKFGIALFPSKKLQDTVNQYRKRYDARYSYIAPHITVKEAFEAEEHEKPQIAEFIKQVAAKHQPTEIEIKKVSSFAPKKQVVYFKVEPNETLSSIHDAFNEGGFYGKASHPFVPHFTLAQEDTAQKFEDTLSHLQMIGIEHSETLDKISLCVQLDNGIWHVTETFKLGQQ
- a CDS encoding alpha/beta hydrolase, whose amino-acid sequence is MDKTPGKVHTVSLDSEVCGETFEIQYYLPKSYSDLYKYNVIITFDSQDFFKYGQIERLIEKMERDGELDRTIIVGIPYPSVDWRNHYFSPNGEQHEKFVTFVGRELNAFIDSNFKTLKMANSRLLMGESLAGSFALSVALTYPNTFSQALAFSPFVDDAFMERFKNSMSLINLNIYHTIGLEEDNFKTIMGKQADFLTPNRELNELLEDEPLEYTYRELEGGHIWKTWKPELKNVLMHFFG
- a CDS encoding AI-2E family transporter; the encoded protein is MTNKLWFQSGIALIITFVLILLVMQVQIIFEPFITIIMTIFFPVLIGGLLYYITEPIQRFLEKRNAHRLVSILAIFIIIMIVITIVALTVAPMVTEQVQNLISRLPILQSEVQNITNYLLSQRERLPFDIDLESVTQDALDMGTNMLSGFVSNAITIVTSTVSVLLTLVLGPFFFFFMLKDHNKFIPAMTSPFSGKFKEFLMGLLYDIDKTLRSFIQGQMLVSFILCIILYIGYTIIGLDYALLLAIFALFMNIVPFVGPWVAFIPAGLLALIQDPIMFIWVSLITLIAQQIESNLITPNVMGQSLALHPLTVITIVLAAGNIAGFIGILVAIPTYAVIKTIIQNIWKYRTNLKDTMLTDMTKPSR
- a CDS encoding M23 family metallopeptidase, with translation MDPITYLISQGFKVTSDPGRYKSGIWGLRNYTVNGYNYDNYCGGYHRAYDLVKYDRAPVPAVFDGVVSSGTKSYGNFGGTVVIANKNLGVQVIYGHLSRPLNVRLGQYIKQGDIIGYQSNTNYQNIRMDSHLHIQFQNYGYINSERNFVCTGINPLTINVNQRVYNAAWLWSGMFTAKKIINIRDFPSLTGRRVSFTVVNSKFYFDKLYDNDGYWWIRCIHNGRTVFIACGKKVPGKVFKETELYGSVDSLDTSKGKE